A portion of the Syntrophobacterales bacterium genome contains these proteins:
- a CDS encoding tetrathionate reductase family octaheme c-type cytochrome, translating into MRITILAVAAFLGAVLASTAFAEVDHAQFVEGATFKSGQEVTAKCLECHDKEAADLMKTTHWKWSKEQDVNGKKMELGKKNVINNFCLAVPGNWPGCTICHAGYDWKDGSYDFSKAENVDCLACHDTTGSYKKVSPAVQPDPKLDLAKLALKVGATSRKSCGSCHFYGGGGDHVKHGDLDSSLTNPTAEIDVHMGGQAKMECTGCHSAEKHAIKGQSLTIAGSNAERIACTDCHSDAKIHKNQFVEKHIAKVACQACHIPTIAKSLPTKVWWDWSKAGKNIKPKKDAFGMDNYLKIKGEFKWNKNFAPELLWYNGKAERILPGDKINPAKVVKLNSPQGNRFDKNSKLMPFKVMRGKQPYDSGNNTMAFAKLFNGYWKDFNWDKAIEEGMKAGGQPYSGKYGFVETSMAMPVNHMVAPKEQAFRCTACHGSHGKLDWKALGYENDPILKKKK; encoded by the coding sequence ATGAGAATTACGATTCTTGCGGTGGCAGCCTTTTTAGGTGCAGTCTTAGCTTCCACTGCCTTCGCCGAGGTTGACCACGCCCAGTTTGTCGAAGGCGCCACTTTTAAAAGCGGCCAGGAGGTTACCGCAAAATGTCTGGAGTGCCACGACAAGGAGGCCGCCGATTTAATGAAGACAACGCACTGGAAATGGTCTAAAGAACAGGATGTAAACGGAAAGAAGATGGAGTTAGGCAAGAAGAACGTCATCAACAACTTTTGCCTGGCCGTTCCCGGCAACTGGCCCGGTTGCACCATTTGTCATGCCGGCTACGACTGGAAGGATGGCAGCTACGACTTCTCCAAGGCCGAAAATGTCGATTGTCTCGCCTGCCACGACACAACCGGTTCGTACAAAAAGGTGTCTCCCGCCGTTCAGCCGGATCCGAAGCTCGATTTGGCAAAGCTCGCCCTGAAAGTAGGGGCAACTTCGCGAAAATCGTGCGGCTCCTGCCACTTCTACGGGGGCGGCGGCGATCATGTTAAACACGGCGATCTGGACTCCTCCCTGACCAATCCGACCGCGGAGATTGATGTGCACATGGGCGGCCAGGCAAAGATGGAATGCACCGGGTGTCACTCGGCCGAGAAGCATGCAATAAAGGGACAATCGCTGACGATTGCCGGCAGCAATGCTGAGCGCATCGCCTGCACCGATTGTCATAGTGATGCCAAAATTCATAAAAATCAGTTTGTGGAAAAGCACATCGCGAAGGTAGCCTGCCAGGCCTGCCACATCCCGACAATCGCCAAAAGCCTGCCTACCAAGGTTTGGTGGGACTGGTCAAAAGCCGGCAAAAACATCAAACCGAAGAAGGATGCCTTCGGCATGGATAATTATCTGAAAATAAAGGGCGAATTCAAATGGAATAAAAACTTCGCTCCGGAACTGCTTTGGTACAACGGCAAGGCCGAGAGAATTCTACCCGGCGACAAGATCAACCCGGCAAAGGTTGTCAAATTAAATAGCCCGCAGGGCAATCGTTTCGACAAGAATTCCAAGCTCATGCCCTTCAAGGTCATGCGGGGGAAACAGCCCTATGACTCCGGCAACAACACCATGGCTTTTGCAAAATTATTTAACGGCTACTGGAAAGACTTCAACTGGGACAAGGCGATTGAAGAAGGAATGAAGGCCGGCGGCCAGCCCTACAGTGGAAAATACGGCTTTGTGGAAACCAGTATGGCAATGCCTGTCAACCACATGGTTGCCCCCAAAGAGCAGGCCTTCCGCTGCACGGCCTGCCATGGCTCCCATGGGAAGCTTGACTGGAAAGCGCTGGGGTATGAAAATGACCCGATCCTGAAAAAGAAGAAATAA
- a CDS encoding CBS domain-containing protein, whose translation MANMIPNQHNSELFIFFSQLLGEKIIDPRGNSVGRLLDLIVNIDETYPHVTGAMLRLEKNRKIRLFSSQGFYFTDGHFTASFADDDLPPDKELAASELMLKEALLDKQVVDTDGAKIRRVNDLQFLIANNELYLVHVDVGFHGLLRRVGLKTLFGFVLRALFDYEMSDQLISWKFVQMISSPDLLQLTIAQNRLGQLHPADLADIIEDLDIHQRKAVFNALDVETAAETLEETDPKVQVSLIEGLSTEDASDIIEEMSLSEAADLLGDLSPEKVEGILNEMEKDAADDMKELLAHPEEKAGGLMTTAYPSFSPNCTVAEALQAIRADADDLDLIYYSYVVDEQEHILGVVSLRELLAAEPEAALSGIMDTRVIFVNVEEKKGQIADDFFKYGLQAIPVVDDDEQLKGVILFKNLLEVIAAKLGR comes from the coding sequence ATGGCAAACATGATCCCTAATCAGCATAATTCGGAACTCTTTATATTTTTCAGTCAATTGCTTGGCGAAAAGATAATTGATCCGAGGGGAAATTCTGTAGGCAGGCTCCTTGACCTGATCGTCAATATTGACGAAACGTATCCCCATGTTACGGGTGCGATGCTGCGTCTGGAAAAGAACAGGAAAATCCGTTTATTTTCGAGTCAGGGCTTTTATTTTACGGATGGTCATTTTACGGCAAGTTTTGCCGACGATGATTTGCCTCCGGATAAGGAACTTGCCGCCAGCGAACTCATGCTCAAAGAGGCGCTTCTGGATAAGCAGGTGGTTGACACCGATGGGGCGAAAATCAGGCGCGTTAACGACCTGCAGTTTCTGATAGCGAATAACGAGTTGTACCTTGTTCATGTAGATGTCGGTTTTCATGGACTCTTGCGACGTGTCGGCCTTAAAACTCTGTTCGGTTTTGTCCTCCGGGCCCTTTTTGATTATGAGATGTCCGACCAGCTCATTTCCTGGAAGTTTGTGCAGATGATCTCCTCTCCGGATCTGTTGCAATTGACGATCGCCCAGAATCGTCTTGGCCAACTGCACCCAGCAGATCTCGCTGATATCATTGAGGACCTTGATATCCATCAGCGCAAAGCCGTCTTTAACGCGCTGGACGTCGAAACAGCGGCGGAAACGCTCGAGGAGACTGATCCCAAGGTGCAGGTCAGCCTGATTGAGGGTCTTTCCACCGAAGATGCATCTGATATTATTGAGGAGATGTCTCTTTCTGAGGCAGCCGATCTCCTTGGCGATCTTTCGCCGGAAAAGGTCGAAGGCATTCTGAATGAAATGGAAAAGGATGCGGCCGACGACATGAAGGAACTTCTTGCCCATCCGGAAGAGAAGGCCGGTGGGTTGATGACCACAGCTTATCCCAGCTTTTCCCCGAACTGCACCGTCGCGGAGGCTCTGCAAGCCATTCGCGCTGACGCGGACGATCTCGATCTTATTTACTATAGTTACGTTGTGGACGAGCAAGAGCATATCCTCGGCGTGGTTTCCCTGCGGGAGCTGCTTGCGGCGGAGCCGGAGGCTGCGCTCTCCGGGATCATGGATACGCGGGTAATCTTTGTCAATGTTGAAGAAAAAAAAGGGCAGATCGCTGACGATTTTTTCAAGTATGGCCTGCAGGCGATTCCTGTCGTGGATGATGATGAACAACTCAAAGGAGTTATTCTATTTAAAAATCTCCTTGAAGTAATAGCGGCGAAACTGGGAAGATAG
- a CDS encoding Nramp family divalent metal transporter, which produces MGNAVNKRVGGFLHAFFGARRWRKLWLFFALIGPGIITSNVDNDAGGITTYSLAGADYGLSLLWTLIPITGVLIVIQEMCARMGVVSGKGLSDLIRERFGARITFYLMIALFLTNLGNTISEFAGIAASMEIFGVSRYISVPVSAAFVWWLVVKGNYKSVEKVFLFACVIYFSYIISGFMGNPDWSAVGSAFLTPVFRMDAGFLAMVVALVGTTIAPWMQFYLQSSVVDKGLKADDYPFTRLDVIFGSVMVNVIAFFIILLCAMTLFKNGIRIESAVDAAQALAPLAGQYAALLFAFGLLNASLFAASILPISTAYTICEAFGWESSLDRKFLQAPQFYSLYTLMIFLGAGIILMPDMPLIRIMFYSQVINGALLPVILVFMLLLVNDKRIMGKYVNGPIMNGISWFTVAVLTLLSLAMIFFSLLGT; this is translated from the coding sequence ATGGGCAATGCGGTCAATAAAAGGGTGGGTGGTTTTTTGCACGCATTTTTCGGCGCCCGCCGCTGGCGGAAGCTTTGGCTTTTTTTCGCCCTTATCGGGCCGGGAATCATTACCTCCAATGTTGACAACGATGCCGGCGGAATAACAACCTACTCGCTGGCCGGCGCCGATTACGGCCTTTCGCTTTTGTGGACGCTAATCCCGATTACCGGGGTGCTGATCGTAATCCAGGAGATGTGCGCCCGGATGGGTGTGGTTTCGGGTAAGGGTTTATCCGACTTGATCCGGGAGCGTTTCGGGGCGCGGATTACCTTTTACCTGATGATCGCCCTTTTTCTGACGAATCTCGGCAACACGATCTCCGAATTTGCCGGAATCGCGGCGAGCATGGAGATTTTCGGCGTCAGCAGATATATATCCGTGCCTGTGAGCGCGGCTTTTGTCTGGTGGCTGGTGGTGAAGGGGAATTACAAATCCGTCGAGAAGGTATTTCTCTTTGCCTGTGTTATTTATTTTTCTTATATAATCTCCGGCTTTATGGGGAATCCTGACTGGAGTGCAGTGGGTTCGGCATTCCTGACCCCGGTATTCAGAATGGATGCCGGTTTTCTGGCGATGGTTGTGGCGCTGGTCGGGACGACGATCGCCCCCTGGATGCAGTTTTACCTGCAATCGTCCGTTGTGGACAAGGGACTGAAGGCCGACGACTATCCCTTTACCAGGCTGGATGTGATCTTCGGGTCGGTTATGGTCAATGTGATCGCCTTTTTTATCATCCTGCTGTGCGCGATGACGCTCTTCAAAAACGGGATCCGGATCGAAAGCGCCGTTGACGCCGCCCAAGCTCTGGCCCCGCTCGCTGGCCAGTACGCGGCGCTGCTTTTCGCGTTCGGACTTCTGAACGCCTCCCTGTTTGCCGCCTCGATCCTGCCCATTTCCACCGCTTATACGATCTGCGAGGCCTTCGGCTGGGAATCGAGTCTCGACCGAAAGTTTCTGCAGGCCCCCCAGTTTTACAGCCTCTACACGCTGATGATTTTTCTGGGCGCGGGAATAATCCTCATGCCGGACATGCCGCTTATCCGTATTATGTTTTATTCACAGGTCATCAACGGGGCGCTCCTGCCGGTCATTCTTGTCTTCATGCTGCTTTTGGTAAACGACAAGCGCATTATGGGAAAGTATGTCAATGGTCCGATAATGAATGGCATTTCCTGGTTTACGGTTGCCGTATTGACCTTATTGTCGTTGGCAATGATATTTTTCTCACTGCTGGGCACGTAG
- the lepB gene encoding signal peptidase I: MTKQKSKLREYFEAIILAVVIAFFVRTFFVQAYKIPSGSMKPTLLIGDHLLVTKFNYGVKLPLIRSTLIPFGKPKRGDIVVFIYPEDRSKDFIKRMIGLPGDTIEVRNKQVFINNLPWNDEYGKHVDNLVIPGSVQPRDNFGPVTVPEDSFFVMGDNRDESYDSRFWGFVRQQDILGKALVIYWSWDSDNNNVRWNRTGRILN, encoded by the coding sequence ATGACCAAACAAAAATCTAAATTACGGGAATATTTTGAAGCAATCATTTTAGCCGTCGTTATCGCCTTCTTCGTAAGAACATTCTTCGTTCAGGCCTACAAGATCCCGTCCGGCTCCATGAAGCCGACCCTGCTGATCGGCGACCATCTGCTTGTAACCAAGTTCAACTACGGCGTCAAACTGCCGTTAATCCGCTCAACCCTGATTCCGTTCGGCAAACCAAAACGGGGCGATATAGTTGTTTTCATTTATCCTGAAGACAGATCCAAGGATTTTATCAAACGGATGATCGGGCTTCCCGGAGACACGATCGAGGTGCGGAACAAGCAGGTTTTTATCAACAACCTTCCGTGGAACGACGAATACGGAAAGCATGTGGACAATCTTGTAATCCCCGGTTCTGTCCAGCCCCGCGACAACTTCGGTCCGGTGACAGTGCCTGAGGACTCATTTTTCGTGATGGGGGACAACCGGGATGAAAGCTACGACAGCCGCTTCTGGGGATTCGTCCGTCAACAGGATATACTGGGGAAGGCGCTGGTCATCTACTGGTCGTGGGACAGTGACAACAACAACGTGCGCTGGAACAGAACCGGAAGAATACTCAACTGA
- a CDS encoding DUF456 domain-containing protein, with the protein MLVLLLGIFSILFGFPGTVVILIDAAIYAAFTGFDRIGGKILLVLFILSILAELSDFAIGMAGAVKFGASKKSLLASFLGGMLGAILLSPVMLGLGAVLGAFLGGFVGVFTVELLQQLNLKPALRAAWGSIVGRAAGVCVKGAFALAMTVITLSGVYN; encoded by the coding sequence ATGCTGGTTTTGCTGCTGGGGATATTCTCCATCCTTTTCGGCTTTCCCGGGACGGTGGTCATCCTGATCGACGCGGCCATTTATGCCGCGTTTACCGGTTTTGACCGAATCGGCGGAAAAATCCTGCTTGTCCTGTTTATTCTCTCCATCCTCGCCGAATTGTCCGATTTTGCGATCGGCATGGCCGGCGCCGTAAAATTCGGCGCCTCAAAAAAATCTCTCCTGGCTTCCTTTCTGGGAGGCATGCTCGGGGCCATTCTCCTGTCCCCGGTCATGCTGGGGTTAGGGGCCGTTCTGGGCGCCTTTTTAGGGGGTTTTGTCGGCGTTTTTACCGTAGAGCTTCTTCAGCAGCTTAATCTGAAACCGGCGTTGCGGGCCGCCTGGGGAAGTATTGTCGGCAGGGCGGCCGGAGTTTGCGTCAAGGGGGCCTTCGCGCTTGCAATGACCGTGATCACCCTCTCGGGCGTCTATAACTAA
- the secF gene encoding protein translocase subunit SecF: protein MEILKTETHYNFVKLMKPTVILSLAVIIIGIASLIWHGGPNFGIDFSGGTLIQIKFKNATHTDKIRSAFQSSGFEGSIIQDYGPLEVIVRTPERGQNAASLTTDVEKAAQTAFGAGNYEIRRIEMVGPKVGRDLTRKAILAIIFSWIGILVYVGIRFEFRYALGGIIALVHDVLVTITFLSLFDKEFDLNIVAALLTIIGYSINDTIVIFDRIRENARKNIKQSLNDIINASVNQTLSRTILTSFTVFIVLLVLFFFGGQVIHDFTFALIVGTLSGVYSTVFIASPIVLLFEKIRPSGLKRKK from the coding sequence ATGGAAATATTAAAAACGGAAACCCATTATAATTTTGTAAAGTTGATGAAACCAACTGTGATTTTGTCACTGGCGGTTATTATAATAGGGATTGCATCACTGATATGGCACGGGGGGCCCAATTTCGGAATTGATTTCTCCGGCGGGACCCTGATCCAGATAAAATTCAAAAATGCTACCCATACCGACAAGATTCGGAGCGCCTTCCAATCATCCGGGTTTGAAGGCAGCATCATTCAGGATTACGGTCCCCTCGAGGTTATAGTAAGAACCCCTGAAAGAGGACAGAATGCAGCAAGCCTGACCACTGACGTCGAAAAGGCCGCGCAAACCGCCTTCGGCGCCGGCAATTACGAAATCCGGCGCATCGAGATGGTAGGCCCCAAGGTCGGCCGAGATCTGACGCGCAAGGCAATTCTGGCAATCATTTTTTCATGGATCGGCATCCTTGTCTATGTGGGCATCAGGTTCGAGTTCCGGTATGCCCTGGGGGGGATCATCGCCCTGGTCCACGACGTTCTGGTAACGATAACCTTCCTTTCGCTGTTCGACAAGGAATTTGACCTGAATATCGTTGCCGCCCTTTTGACCATTATCGGGTACTCGATCAACGACACCATCGTAATTTTTGACCGGATCCGCGAAAATGCCCGTAAAAACATAAAACAATCCCTGAACGATATTATCAATGCCAGCGTCAACCAGACCCTCAGCCGGACGATCCTGACCTCGTTTACGGTCTTCATTGTTCTGTTGGTTTTGTTCTTTTTCGGCGGGCAGGTTATCCATGATTTTACCTTCGCCTTGATCGTCGGCACATTATCCGGCGTTTATTCAACTGTTTTTATTGCCAGTCCGATCGTGCTGCTTTTCGAAAAAATCCGGCCTTCCGGGCTTAAAAGGAAAAAATAG